Within Candidatus Eisenbacteria bacterium, the genomic segment GGAGGCGGTTCGCTCGCTGCTACGAGGCCTCCCGAACGCGGTGTTCAAGGATCGCGACGAGTTCGAGCGCGCGCTCGACAGCGCCGCGCGGAAAGCCGGAGTGAAGCTGCCGGCCCCGGCCCGAAAGGCGATCCTCTCCGCCCTCTCGGAACGCGACGAGGGCGCCGCGATCTGTCGCGGTAAGGACGGCAATGCCGAGCCCGATCCCGAGCTGCGCGACACCGAGAGCGTGCCGCTGCCGGCCGGAGAGGATCCCGCGGATGCCGAGGGTGTCGCAGCAAGCGTCCGCGCCTTCTTCGGCCGCGAGGTCAAGCCGCACGTCCCGGACGCCTGGATCGACACGAGCAGGCGCGATCCCAGGGATGGCCGCGTCGGCCTGATCGGCTACGAGATCAACTTCAACCGCTACTTCTATCGCTACACGCCACCCCACCCCCTTGAGGAGATCGAGGCCGATATTCGGGCCATCGAGGGGGACATCATCCGGATGCTGGGGGAGGTGACGGGATCTGGTGGAACCCTCCAGTAAGTGTCGGCACTTGCGCGGGACTGCCGACAATTCCTCTCACCCGCCGGAGCCCAGTTGACGCCATAACTCCTTTTCAATCAACATAATACATGACGCTTTGGATTGCCGGATGTTACGAAACGTCGGGACTTGCGCACAAACCCCGACGTTTCGTATCATCTCGCGGCCATGACGAAATCAAACAAGGATCGAGCGCTTCGGCTGATCGAAGGACTGGGACTCGCACGCCCGAAGGAGCTGGAGGCGCACGGCGTCACTCGCGCACAGCTCGCGCGTCTGGTGAAGGAAGGGCTTGTGCTTCGGCAGGCACGGGGCATCTACGTGGCTGCCCACCACTCGCCCTCCGAAGCACACACGCTCGCGCAGGTTGCGAAGCGCGTGCCCGAAGCCGTGTTCTGTCTCCTCACGGCGCTGCGCCTCCACGACCTGACGACACAGTCGGCGGCCGAGGTCTGGATCGCCCTTCCGGAAAAGGCCCGCCGCCCACGCCTTGACTATCCCCGCCTTCGCGTGGCCCGCTTCTCCGGACCTGCCCTGACCGAGGGGATCGAGGAGCGCCCCGTGGAGGGGGTCATCCTCCGCGTCT encodes:
- a CDS encoding transcriptional regulator — encoded protein: MTKSNKDRALRLIEGLGLARPKELEAHGVTRAQLARLVKEGLVLRQARGIYVAAHHSPSEAHTLAQVAKRVPEAVFCLLTALRLHDLTTQSAAEVWIALPEKARRPRLDYPRLRVARFSGPALTEGIEERPVEGVILRVYSAAKTVVDCFKYRNKVGIDVAAEALRDFSRKHRGEANELARFARLCRVARVMQPYLDSIA